The proteins below come from a single Bryobacter aggregatus MPL3 genomic window:
- a CDS encoding ribose-phosphate pyrophosphokinase: MRFDRIKILTGNANPALAQEICAHLDVELARTSVKTFADGETWIQVHENVRGSDVFVVQPTCTPVNHHLMELLLIIDALKRASADRITAVFPYFGYARQDRKDQPRVPISARLVANLVERAGADRVLALDLHAAQIQGFFDIQVDHLFVTPVMLDHFKETPIDKLTVVSPDAGGVERARAFAKRLQAPLAIIDKRRDGPNVAEVMNIIGEVEGRNCLLVDDLIDTAGTLVKGAEALAKRGALSIQACASHGVLSGPAVQRITDSPYLQQVIITNSIPLSPEAARCGKIRVLSVAKLLARAIDSIHGETSISVLFE, encoded by the coding sequence ATGCGTTTCGACCGAATCAAAATCCTTACCGGCAATGCGAACCCCGCGCTCGCACAAGAAATCTGCGCGCATCTCGATGTAGAGCTTGCACGGACCTCCGTCAAGACCTTCGCTGATGGCGAAACCTGGATCCAGGTGCACGAGAACGTGCGCGGATCCGACGTCTTCGTTGTCCAGCCCACCTGCACTCCCGTCAACCACCACCTGATGGAATTGCTGTTGATCATCGATGCGCTGAAGCGCGCCTCGGCAGACCGGATCACCGCCGTATTCCCCTATTTCGGTTATGCTCGCCAGGACCGTAAGGATCAGCCGCGCGTACCGATTTCGGCACGTCTGGTGGCGAATCTCGTCGAGCGTGCTGGCGCCGACCGCGTGCTGGCTCTCGATCTCCACGCCGCACAAATCCAAGGCTTCTTCGACATCCAGGTGGACCATCTTTTTGTCACCCCGGTGATGCTCGATCACTTTAAAGAAACCCCTATCGACAAGTTGACCGTGGTCTCTCCCGATGCCGGTGGCGTTGAGCGCGCGCGGGCTTTTGCCAAGCGTCTGCAGGCTCCGCTTGCCATCATCGACAAGCGCCGCGACGGCCCCAACGTCGCCGAGGTGATGAACATCATTGGCGAGGTGGAAGGGCGCAACTGCCTTCTGGTGGACGATCTCATTGACACGGCCGGAACGCTTGTGAAGGGCGCTGAAGCGCTCGCCAAGCGTGGGGCCCTTTCGATTCAGGCTTGTGCCTCGCATGGTGTCCTCAGCGGCCCGGCGGTGCAGCGCATTACGGATTCGCCGTATCTGCAACAAGTCATCATTACCAACAGCATTCCTTTGAGTCCGGAGGCAGCGCGGTGTGGAAAGATCCGCGTGCTCTCCGTGGCCAAGCTTCTCGCTCGGGCCATTGACTCCATCCATGGCGAAACATCGATCAGCGTACTTTTTGAGTAA